From Paenibacillus graminis:
GATGGTCAGCAGGGGGAAGCTGTATAGCTCCTCAAGACATTTCAGCAGGACCAGTGCAGTTGCAAGAGCATCACTGTCCGCCTGGTGCGGACGCTCATGTGTGAGGCCGAAATGGGCACTTACTGCCCCGAGCTGATAGGTGGTCAGTGACGGAAAGCATATCTTAAGAAAATCAATCGTATCCAGAATCCGGCCCTGGAACGGCAAATAACCGCACCGGTCAAGCGCATTCTGCAGGAAATGAAAGTCGAAAGCCACATTATGACCGACCAGCACAACATCGTCGAGCAGCGGAACAAGCTCCATCATCATCTCATCCAGTTCAGGGGCGTCCTGCACATCACTGTCCGTAATTCCGGTCAATCCCGTTATAAAGGGGGGAATTGGCGTTCCGGGCTTGACATAGGAACCATACACCCTGGAAATGGACCGGTCTTCTTCTATAATGGCAAGGCCAACCTGGATGATTTCACCCACGGATTGGGTTCCTGTTGTTTCAAAATCAAGCACGGCAAATTTCATTATAAGTTCTAATCCCTTTCACTTGAGACTCCTTATCAGCATAACAGAAGTTACGAAAAAAGGCGATGCACACCCCTTGGCAAGCGGGATGCATCGCTTAAATGGATGAAGAATTATAAAAGCGAAACCAGCTGATATCCAAATTGCAGCTTCCCGCCTCTCCTGCGGCAGACCTCCAAATTCAAACTGGGTTCAGGGAGCAGGGGATCATGCTGTAAAGAGAGGCTAAAAAGCTCCTGGGCTTCAGGGTACCGCTCCTGGGAGGCTCTAATACAGCCCAGCGCATTGTAAATCATGGCCTTCAGCTTCTTCTCGCGGATCAGGGCCAGCATGTGATGCAGATGCCCCCAGGAGACGTCCAGCTCCCCTTCCTGCAGATAGGCCATGGCCAAATACAGGCGTGCTGCCAGACTGTCCGGATAACGGGTGATAACATCCTTGAACTGCTCGATGCATTTGCGGTACATCAGCAGCTTGTAGTAGCCCTGGCCACGGACAAAAGAGTCCATTGCCAGCTCGGGAGCCTCAACCTGTGGCATTTCTTCCTCCGAAGCAGGCGAAAAATCCGCATTTTGGCGGAAATCACTCAGCTTCTCGGCAAAAGCCAGCCACTCATCCATCACTTCATCGCTAAGCCTGTGCAGCATGTTGTACTTGCATAAAAGTTCATTCCGGCGGGCGCCCTCCGCAGTTGGGAAGTCGGCGGCGATTTCCTGAAGCATCTTGTTCATCTCAGCAAATAAATGTTGAAACACGGGACATCCCACCCTTACTGAAAATGAAATCAGCTTAAGCTTGCCTGCCTTCATTTTTCACAAGTACGGGTCTCTTCATCCCTGCCATTCATTGCTGGGATTTAGCTTCAGGCAATTGTGGCATGCAGCTCATGGTCCGCCAGCTTGACCGGTTTGTTATCTGCGTCCACGAATACAACCGTTGGCTTATGGGCAGCCAGCTCTTCGGAGGACATCATGGCGTAGGAGATGATAATCACAGTATCCCCGGGCTGAACCAGCCGGGCGGCAGCACCGTTCAGGCAGATGACGCCGCTGCCGCGCGGTCCGGGAATGACATAGGTTTCGAGACGGGAACCGTTATTGTTGTCGACTATCTGCACTTTTTCATTTTCCAGCAGGTCAGCGGCTTCCATCAGATCCTCATCAATGGTAATGCTGCCCACGTAATTCAGGTTGGCTTCCGTTACGGTGGCACGGTGGATTTTGGATTTCATCATATGTCTAAACAAGGGCGTGTACCTCCTTGGGAATAAAAACATTATTGTCGATCAGCCGGGTTCTGCCAAATTTCACAGCCAGCGCCATGATCACTTCTCCCTCTGCATCGCTCAGCAGGGACCCGCCTTCCAAAGTTTCCAGGTCTGGAAAAGAGAGAATTTCCACATAATCGATGACTGCGAGCGGCGAAGATGAAATAACGGATTCCAGCAGCTTGCGCGCTTCTTCCACCGTTCTCACAGTCCCTTCTTCAATCGCTTTGCGGGTTTCGCGAAGGGAGCGGGACAGCACAAGTGCTTGGGTGCGCTCTTCACCGCTAAGGTATACATTCCGCGAGCTTAACGCCAGTCCATCCCCTTCCCGGACAATCGGACAAGCGATAATTTCCACATTTATGTTAAGATCGGACACCATCCGGCGCAATACGGCTACCTGCTGGGCATCCTTCAAACCGAAGAAAGCATAATCCGGCTGTACCATATTGAACAGCTTGCTGACAACCGTAGTCACGCCGTCAAAATGTCCGGGGCGGGAAGCTCCGCACAGCTGTGTGGTCAGCGAGTCCACGCTAACCTTGGTGCGAATGGGCTCAGGGTACATCTCTTCAACGCCGGGAATAAAAACAA
This genomic window contains:
- the panC gene encoding pantoate--beta-alanine ligase — protein: MRVVRTVLELREALDYMRMGGHTPVGFVPTMGYLHEGHASLIRKAGEMANTVVMSIFVNPLQFGPNEDFSSYPRDERRDLELAEREGADIVFIPGVEEMYPEPIRTKVSVDSLTTQLCGASRPGHFDGVTTVVSKLFNMVQPDYAFFGLKDAQQVAVLRRMVSDLNINVEIIACPIVREGDGLALSSRNVYLSGEERTQALVLSRSLRETRKAIEEGTVRTVEEARKLLESVISSSPLAVIDYVEILSFPDLETLEGGSLLSDAEGEVIMALAVKFGRTRLIDNNVFIPKEVHALV
- the panD gene encoding aspartate 1-decarboxylase, translating into MFRHMMKSKIHRATVTEANLNYVGSITIDEDLMEAADLLENEKVQIVDNNNGSRLETYVIPGPRGSGVICLNGAAARLVQPGDTVIIISYAMMSSEELAAHKPTVVFVDADNKPVKLADHELHATIA